A stretch of DNA from Candidatus Hinthialibacter antarcticus:
ACATATTTTGCTGGATTGATATTGTCATTGAATGGTTTGGCAGGGCTTTGCCGCGACATGCAAAATCGTGAGCAGATTACGTTTTCAAGCCAGAAATTCGACCCGGTTGCGGCCGTTCTCTTTGGCTTGATACATCGCCTGGTCGGCGCGCTTCATCAGGTCGTCAAAGGTTTTGTCGTTTGGCGTCATTAAACAGGCGCCGATGCTGGCTGTTGTTTGAATGCTCCGCCCTTGCTCTTTGGCAACCAATTGACGAATGGACTCCAACAAACGCTGCGCCGCCGTCAGCGCCCGTTCCTGGCCGGTTTCGACCAGCAAGACCATAAACTCCTCGCCGCCGATGCGCCCCAATAAATCCGTCTCGCGCAACGTCGTCTTACACGTACTGACGATTGAATTGAGCACCGCATCGCCCGCCGCGTGGCCATGCGCATCATTGATGGCTTTGAAATGGTCGAGATCAATCATTAACACCGACAACGGCTTGCTATAGCGGCGACAACGGACAAACTCCACATTGGCTTTCTCAAGGAACGTGCGGCGGTTGTAAGCCCCGGTGAGTTCATCGCGCGAGGCGAGCCGCTCCAAACGCTTTTGAAAATAATTAATGGTGAACACGTTGATAATGATAACAACGCAGGTGATCAACAGACCGATGATGAGGTTATAGACCAGGTTTTGCCGAATGTCGGCGAGGGTCAGGGTTTCGTCTTGTTCGACGAACAAATACCAGTTGAATTCAGGAATATAGCGGGTCAGCAACAGAATGTGTTTGCCGTCGCGGTCAAATTCGCAAAAGGTCAAATCGTCTTTCTCGTCGAGTATGCTTTGGCGGAAACGCTGAATGCCTTCTTGTTCAAACACATTGATGGTTTGTACGAGGTCTAGATTGCTATGAATCTGCACAACGCCGTCCGGGTCGACCAGAAAGATATTCCGTTTAAACTTGCCTTGGTATTCCGCCAGAAACGCGCCCATCTGGCTCATGCTCAATCCGGCGCCGGTGACGCCGATCAAGTTCTTGTCATAGTCAAGCAAGCGGTGATTGATAAAGATGGTCAGATTGTCATTGGCCGCTTCATCTGTATCAATGTCAAGGCCATATTGCGCGTCGCGTTTTAAAAAATCGTAATACCAGTCGTCATGCGGATCGTCTGGGCTAATTTGTTTATGCAGCCCTTCGTAGTGGTAATAATTTAACGTCCGGGTCGAGATTAAAAACGTCGAGACAAACCCGTATCGCTGTTTGATTTCATATAAATATTTTTGAATGGGTTCGAGGTCGCTTTCTCCGTCAAGCAACCAGTCTTTCACAAACGTATCGTTCGCCATTAAAGACGACACGTTCACGGGCTTCATCAGGTCTTGTTGGATTTCTGAATAGATGTTATTGCTGATAATCGGCAGCGAATCGTCAACGATGTTGGTATGCAACGCATCTTTGGATGTTGAATAGTGGATGTAATTGGTGAGGCTGAATCCAACAAAAAGAATGAGAGTAATGCTCGTAAGAAGTTTGGTTCGTATGTTCATCTAGCGTCCTAAACGCACAGCGGCAATTCTAAGGTGTATATTTATACTACCCGCTTTATTCACAAAAGGAACTCATAAGAAGCGCCCCAATGTCATTGACTTCAGGGGTGGCGAGCCAAGGCTGAATAAAATGAAGCCAGCCCTTGAAATATTTTTATTTGTGCTGTTTTGAAATCCCCCCTGGCGCTTTCAGCGCCGTCCCCCCTTAAAAAGGGGGGGCTAAAAGTCTAAAGTCAATAACATTAAGAAGCGCCCGCCGACAAAGAGCAAACCTCCAGGCCCAGACGGCAAAAACCGCGCACTCTCCCTCGAAGAACGCGCGGCAACCCTAGGCCTTATACTCCGTAGCGCCGGATCAATGAAGCCATCGCTCAATATTTGGAAAACGACTCCGTCATTTGCTCCACGATGGAACGCAATTTAGGGTCGACGTCCAATTCTTTTTCGATTTTGTTACATGCGAATAATACGGTGGTGTGGTCTTTGTTTCCAAAGAAGGTCCCGATTTCCGGGTACGAATGTCGGGTCAGTTTGCGGCTGAGATACATCGCTACCTGACGCGGCCGCGCAATCGAACGCGAACGGTTTTTGCCGATAATATCGCTCGGCTTGATGCTGTAGTAATCGGCGACTTTGCGCTGAATCTTTTCGATGGAAATTTCTTTCACCGGGCGGTCATAAATCTCGCCCAGCAATTCGGCGGCGGTTTCAACGTCTAGCCCCTCGCCGCTGAAGCGCGAATGGGCCGATACCTTAAACAAGGCGCCTTCCATTTCACGAATTGACGAGCTGACCTTGCTGGCGACATACTTCAATACGTCATCGGGGATGTTCATTTGTAATTGTTCCGACTTGCGCCGCAGAATCGCCATGCGCGTTTCAAAATCAGGCAAGCCGATGTCAACAATAAGCCCCCACTCAAAACGCGAACGCAGGCGGTCTTCGATGGTCGGAATGTCTTTGGGCGGACGGTCGCTTGAGATCACAATTTGTTTGCGCCGGTTATGAAGCGCATTAAAGGTATGGAAAAATTCTTCCTGGGTCGATTCTTTGCCCGCCAAAAACTGAATATCGTCAATCAACAAAACATCCACATTGCGAAACACCGCTTGGAACGACAAACGCGCATTGCGCTTGATGGCGTCGATAAACATGTTGACGAACTGCTCCGCCGAGAGATAGGCCACCTGTTTGTTGGGGTGGTTGCTATTGACGGCGTTGCCGATGGCCTGCATCAAGTGGGTCTTGCCCAGCCCGACGCCTCCATACAAAAACAGCGGGTTGTAAGACTGCGCCGGTTTTTGGGCGACCGCCTCCGCCGCCGCATGGGCCATTTTGTTGCTCGGCCCAACAACGAACGATTCAAAGGTATATTTTTCGTTCAACGGTTCGTAGTCGGCCTGCGATTTAGGCATTGAGGTTGCAGGCGATTGAACGGGCGTAGACGCCGTCGCTTTTTCGCCGCTGGCCTCGATTAAACTGACGCCGACGTTTAGCTGATTTTGATCTAACAATCCACAAAAAACAGACGACAACAGCTGGATATAATTTTGCTCAATATATTCTTTCCGGTAACTACTCGGAACGCCCAACATCACATTCGAGCCATTACATTCCAAAAGGCAGACTTCGTCGAACCAATCATCATATTCTTCTTCGGGCAAATGTTGGCGTAACGCATTTTCGGCGCGCAGCCAGAGCGATTGATCCTGTGATGCGAACATCGTTGCGGGCGTGTAAACCATTTATTTCGTCCTCCATGTTCCGCAGTCATAATGAGCGGCACAATTCTTAACTCTTTCCAACAACTTTTCGGCTTATGTACTCATAAAAAAGGCAGTAATCGCCCTATCCAGATTAACCGGTTTTGAATGATCTCCTTCACGGTTTTCGTAAAGATGATTGGGCCACAGGAAACTAAACACGTTGCTGCAAGATTGCGCGTTTAATTAGTCTATCTTTCCACATCTACTTGATCCTTTTCCTCTTGCTGACATTCCATTTCACAGTGTTCACAATTCATTCACAGTTAATTCCCTAATTATCCACAAGTTACTAACAGTTTGATTTTTTTAACCTTAGAAACAGTGCTGTGTATTTTTATCATTCTATCCACAGGAAAGCAATAGCTGATTTGGTTCGCCACCCGTGATTCCATGGGAAGATGGCGCCTAAACTCCTCTTTACTCACAGTTTACTCATTCCAATATTTTTTCATTTTTTTTCTCGCCCGCTCAAATCCCACAGGCCCTCGTCCTCTTAAAGCGAATAAATACAAGCGATTAAAATACATTACTCAATTTATATCGAATTAACTCCCTACCATAATTCATGTTAGATTCAAAGAATTTCAGCTGCCTTTATTCGCCTGTGGATATAATCTGTGTAAAATCAGAAGCATAGTGAAAACATTGCAAATAACCGATTGATTTTTCGTCGGCGCCGTTTCTCTAAGTTCAACGGGTTCAATTCATTACTTTTTCATCTTAGACTCATTCCCGCGAATTATTGACTGTAATATCAACAGAAAATGACGATTGGCTTATTTGAAACCACTTTCAATGGAGAAATGAATGCAAGCATCCGATATAAATCAGCAGTGCCAGGCAGTGAAAGAGAACGCAGGATTTTGCCTGTTAGCAGACTGGGCTGTGATTTCGCTTACCGGGCCAGACCGCAAGTCCTTTCTTCACGGGATGGTTTCGAATGAAGTGAATAAACTCCGCGCCGGACAAAGCAACTACTCCCTCTTGTTGACCGCGAAGGGAAAAATTGTCGCGGACGCTTGGGTCTATATGCGAGAAGAAGACATTCTCTTGATCGCCCGCGCCCCTCTTCGCGAAATCATTCTACAAACGCTGGACAAGTTTCTGATTATGGAAGAGGCGGAAATTCACGACCTGACTCAGCAACACGCCGTAATTGCGCTGCAAGGCCCCAACGCCGGGAACATGATGGAGCAACCGGATTGCCTGGTCATTCCCGCCGCGCTCACAGGGCAGCCGGGCGGCTTGCTGGTATGCCCCCAAGACGCCCGTGAAGCCGTCCAGACGGCGCTTTTAGACGCAGGCGCACACCTTGTCAGCCCAGAGGTTCTCGACATCTTGCGCATCGAAGCCGGCGTCCCCATGGTTGGGCGCGAGTTAGACGATCACGTCATCCCGCAAGAGGCCGGGCTTCATCACGCCATTTCATTCGAAAAGGGATGTTACATCGGTCAGGAAGTGGTGGCGCGGCTGCATTTTCGCGGTCACGTCAACCGTGAATTGACCCGCTTTGTCCTGGAATGCAAGGAACCGCCGACAGAAACGGCGTTAATTCAGCATGAGGGCAAAGACGTGGGAACAATCACCAGCGCATGCCGTTCGATTGAGCGCGAGCAAGTGATCGGGTTGGGGTATTTACGCAGCGCGCTTCGCAAACCAGGCGCATATTATACGTCGCTGATTGGCGACAACGAAATCACCGTAACCGTTTTGTGAACAATTCGTCTTTTGACTGAGCGGTCCAGTTAGACCACTAGAAAGGCACTTCGTCGTCTTCGCGGTCGTCTTTGGCGACGTCAAAGAAGCGGGTGTATTCCTTGGCGAAGTAAATCGGCACCTCGCCGACGGGGCCGTTACGGTGCTTGGCGATGACCAACTTGTATGTGAAATGCTGCTGACGGCCTGCTTCGAGGTCTTCTTCTTCGCCGTCAAACTCACCCTTGAGCGCCTCGCGGTGAATAAACACCACCAGGTCGGCGTCTTGTTCGATGGCGCCCGATTCACGCAAGTCAGACAGGCGCGGCAGCCCGTCGTCGCGCTTTTCGACCGCACGAGACAACTGCGAACAAGCGATGATGGGAATGTTCAAGTCTCGCGCGAGAATTTTCAGTGCGCGCGAAATCTCAGCGACTTCCTGCTGACGGTTGTCGCTGTTGCGACCGCCGTTCATCAGCTGTAAGTAGTCGATAATCAACATCGACAGATTGGGTGCTTCCGCCTTGAGACGCCGGGCGCGGCTCATCACCTCCATCGGCGATAAATTGGGGGTATCATCGATGTAGAGCGGCATGTCGTGGATATTGCTGGCGGTCTGGATCAGTTGGTTGGCGTCTTTTTTTGTGAAGAATCCCGAACGCATGTGTTTGAGATTGACCCGCGCCTGCGAGCATAACACCCGCTCAGCGATTTGCTCGCTCGACATTTCCAGCGAGAACAACCCAACCGCCGCTCCGCTCATGGCGGCCTCTTCGGCGAAGTTCAAGACCAAACTGGTTTTACCCACCGAAGGCCGCGCCGCGAGAACAATCAAGTCAGACGGTTGAAAGCCCGCCGTCATCTGGTCGAGGTCGCGAAAACCGCTGGTCAGCCCCGTCAGCGAACCTTGTTGTTCCTGGGCAATTTGAATTTTCTCTAACGCCGCATCGAGAAACGTCCCGACCGGGTTGAATGAACGTCCGCCGCGCTGTTCAGCTAAACGAAAGATGGTCGATTCGGCCTCGCCGAGGATGTATTCCGCCTCATCACGGCCTTCGTAGGCGTTTTGGATAATCTCCGAACAACTGCGGATCAAATGGCGCCGCAACGCTCGCTCGCGTACGATATTGGCGTGGTGTTCGATATTGGCCGAAGTCGCGACGCTCTGCACCAGTTCGGCGAGAAAGAAAGCGCCGCCGATGACCGCCAGTTTGCCCTTGCGCTCTAACGCGTCAGCCAGCGTGGTTAGATCGACCGCGACGTTGTTTACGTCGAGTTCGAGTAAGGTATCGTACAATATCTGGTAACTGGGTTGATAAAATCCGCCAACATTCAGGATTTCATGGGCGCGGTGCAGCGCTTCGCGGTCGCGAATCATCGCGCCGAGCACCTTACGTTCAGCATCTAAATTATGAGGAAGCGTCCGGTCAGCGGGGACCATCGCTTGCGCTTTTGCCATGGTTAGTCGGTTCCAATTTTCAATCCACAGTCGTGCAGTCTAGAGCGTGTGACACAATACGAGCCGACCTGAGACAGGCAGGCTCAGCGATAGATACAGTGATTAAAGATCAATCCACACATCATTCTCTAAATCACTATAAAACGATTTTTTGTCTTGATAAAGCGCTTTTCTTTTATGGAGCGAAGCGCAAAAACAGCACTCACAGTTCATCCACAACTTATAAACAAACGAACTCTCGCCTTTCGTTCAAGTTAAAGATTTTGCCTGCGGATGAGAATGAAATTCATGCACAGCCAAAAAAAATCAAGCATCCTTGTTTGTTGTCGGTTCCTGCGGCAATACGCGCACATCCAGCGGCCCCAGCGAATCGATGTGAACATCGCGCTGCGGAAAAGAAATGACGATGCCCGCTTCTTCAAACAGGTTGTAAATACGATGGCGAATACTGCTGCGGATCACCATTTTGCTATTCCGGTCGTTAATCAAGACCCAGAAATACACCGTGAAAATCAACGAACTGTCGCCGAAATCTTCAAAGATCACAAACGGCTCCGGCTGGTTGAGAATCTGGCCGTGTTCATCAACCGCTTTGCGAATCAGGCGGGAAACGTCACGCGCATTAGAGCCATACGCAACGCCGACGGAAACCGTCGTGCGGATTTGCTGGTCGCCGAGGGTCAGATTGATAACGCTGTTTTCGAGCAACTTGCTGTTGGGGATCAATAGATCAATATTGTCAAACGTGAGCACCTGCGTACAACGGGCGCCGATGGATATCACTCGCCCAGTGGTTCCTTCGACGGTAATCATATCGCCAACCCGGATGGGGCGTTCCATCAACAATAACAAACCGCTGATAAAATTATTCAACAAGTTTTGCGAGCCAAAACCGACCCCAATCGCGAGAGCGCCGCCCAGAAACGCGAACGCCGTCAGTGGAAACTGAATTGCGTTTAACGTAAAGACAATGACCGCAAGCAATAATCCATAATAAGCCAGTTTTTGCAGGGCCAGCGCCGCGCCTTCATGAACGCCGAAGCGACGCAGCAAGTGACGCGCAAGCGAGCGGGCCAACAAACGCGCCAACACCAACCCGGCCACAAAATACAACACCGCAAAAACCAATTTTCGTACGGTCATCACCGCGATGATTTCTTTGACGCCGTCTTCGTTGAGAATCTCCTGCGTCCAGACGGGTTTATCGAGCGTCGCGTTGGTCCAGTTCCAAGCGATGGCGGCGTAATCTTGAAATGACAGGACGTCCACTTCATTCTGCAAATCAACAATCAATTTCTCGACCAGCCGCCGGGAGAGTTCCAGGTCGGTCATGTTGGTGCTCATCACTTTGATGTAATCCAGTTGGTTTTTGAGTTGCTTCTGCAGTTCTTTTTTTAACGCCGGTTGGTCTTGCATCTCTTCGACGCGGCTTTCGAGCGTATTGCGCTTGCGGCTTTCGGTCACGATCTCATCGCGCCGCCGTTCAAACTCGCTCTGCAGCGCCGCCGAACGGACGCGCGCATCTTGCAACCAGCCTCCGAATTCTTCCACCGACGCCTGCCCGTTGAAGACGTCAAAGCGGCGCCGCCAAAACTCGCGGCGGTCTTTGATACGTTCGCGGCGTTCGGCGCTGCTTTTGATCTCACGTTGAATTTTATCGCGGGCAATGCGGCTGGTTTCTTCGGCCTCTTGATGGAGAGGCGAGGTTTCGTCGGCAAGGCGGCGGCGGTCAGCAGCCAGTTGAATTTCGGCCTTGTTGAGTTGATCTTGCAAACCAGGCAGCGCTTCTTCGAGACGTTTATCGTCTTCTCCGAGGCGCTTTAATTGTTCCTGCAAGTCCTGTTCGCGAAAGACGGCTTCTGGCTCGATCCAGTCCTCGCGGGTCTGTAGCAATTTCAGCTGCGCTTCGCCGATTTGGAGTTGCAACTTCTGGTTTACAATTTCCAGGTCGCGCAGCGCGATGGTTTCCTGCGCGAGCCGCCGTTCGCTTATGGCGACGCTCAATCGCGCCGCATCCAGTTTTGACGCCGAATCGCTTTGATTGCCGCCAATCGACTCTCTCAATAGTTGCAATGCGGCGCTTTTACTTTCCAACCCACTTTGCGCTTGCTCTTTTTGCGCCTGAGCGGCTTTGAGCGACTCGCTCAGGGTTTGGTTCTTTTCTTTTTGCAAACTAATTTCCGTCCGCAGCGCATCTAATAAGACAAATGAATAGGGCGGCTCTTCCGACGGCCCGTTGACGCGCACGCTCTCAATATTATCTTTCACTTGGGCCAGCGTACTGCGCAATGATTTCGCTAGGTCTAACGCGCCGCGCTGTTGGTCAAAGAGCAGGCTGATGCGCTCAAGCAATTGGACCTGCTGACGAAAGCGGTCCAAAAGGTCAGCGGGCGCTTTATCGCGGGCGGCGCTCAGCGCGGTTTGCGCCTTATCGAGTTGCTCAGACAGTTCAACCGAGAGTTTCCCGTCCGCATCCGCCTTCGATTGCAACGCCTCCACTTGTTTCTGGGCGCCTTCGATTCCCGTAAGTAATTCGTCCAGATTTTTTTGGATGGTTTCTTTTTGCGAAGACAATTCGCCTTTTTTTTGTTCGATCTGTTCGAGCGTAATCGTCGCCGTCGCAGACGGCGTCGCCGGTTGGGTTTGGCTAGCGGCGGGCAGTTCGAGCACCTGCGCCCAGACGCTGGCTTCAACCAACAAGATTAGCGACGAGAATATCAGTAGTTTTCTTACGCTGGATAACGAAAAGTCTGCGGCCCTCAACAAATAGGATTGAATCAAGTGCGTCCCCTTTAGACTCTCAAAAGTTAATCACATATTTTAGCCGCAAAAATGGGGATTCACCCGGGGATTCTTGATTATCAAAAAACGCCGCGCGTACGCATTGTTGACTGTTTCAATAAGATTACTAAAAACAATTTCATATTCTTACTTGACAAACAAACTTTAACTTAGTTATATCCCATTACTAAATCTATTTTTCGAGGTGCTCGATGAAAAAACGTATTTTGATGATGATCGCATTACCCGCACTGCTTGCGGTTGTTGCGCAAGCCCAAGAATTGACTCCCGTTTGGGAGCACACCCTGATCGACGGCGGCGGCGTGTTGCCGATTCTGGTCAACGGCCCGGCTGATCCGCGTTGGGACGGCGACCCCGAAGACGGCCCCTGGTATGGCCCCAACCTGCACGACCAGTATGACGGCTTCATCCGTTACGACGACAGCCGCTTACTGTTGGGCGTTCGCGATAACGGTATCGACGAAACCGACCCGAACCATGACGCAGCCCTGGCGGCGCAGTTCCCTGACCGCTCTATCATCTGGATCAACCCCGAAGACGGCTCGCCGATGGGCGTTGCGTTGGAGATCGGCTTCAAGCCAGTCGAACTCTCGACTGAATATGAGTCGATGATCGACGGCGGCTCCGGCAGCCCCGCGATTGAAGGCTGGGGCGACCCCAAAAACCGCCGC
This window harbors:
- the dnaB gene encoding replicative DNA helicase, with amino-acid sequence MAKAQAMVPADRTLPHNLDAERKVLGAMIRDREALHRAHEILNVGGFYQPSYQILYDTLLELDVNNVAVDLTTLADALERKGKLAVIGGAFFLAELVQSVATSANIEHHANIVRERALRRHLIRSCSEIIQNAYEGRDEAEYILGEAESTIFRLAEQRGGRSFNPVGTFLDAALEKIQIAQEQQGSLTGLTSGFRDLDQMTAGFQPSDLIVLAARPSVGKTSLVLNFAEEAAMSGAAVGLFSLEMSSEQIAERVLCSQARVNLKHMRSGFFTKKDANQLIQTASNIHDMPLYIDDTPNLSPMEVMSRARRLKAEAPNLSMLIIDYLQLMNGGRNSDNRQQEVAEISRALKILARDLNIPIIACSQLSRAVEKRDDGLPRLSDLRESGAIEQDADLVVFIHREALKGEFDGEEEDLEAGRQQHFTYKLVIAKHRNGPVGEVPIYFAKEYTRFFDVAKDDREDDEVPF
- a CDS encoding mechanosensitive ion channel; translation: MIQSYLLRAADFSLSSVRKLLIFSSLILLVEASVWAQVLELPAASQTQPATPSATATITLEQIEQKKGELSSQKETIQKNLDELLTGIEGAQKQVEALQSKADADGKLSVELSEQLDKAQTALSAARDKAPADLLDRFRQQVQLLERISLLFDQQRGALDLAKSLRSTLAQVKDNIESVRVNGPSEEPPYSFVLLDALRTEISLQKEKNQTLSESLKAAQAQKEQAQSGLESKSAALQLLRESIGGNQSDSASKLDAARLSVAISERRLAQETIALRDLEIVNQKLQLQIGEAQLKLLQTREDWIEPEAVFREQDLQEQLKRLGEDDKRLEEALPGLQDQLNKAEIQLAADRRRLADETSPLHQEAEETSRIARDKIQREIKSSAERRERIKDRREFWRRRFDVFNGQASVEEFGGWLQDARVRSAALQSEFERRRDEIVTESRKRNTLESRVEEMQDQPALKKELQKQLKNQLDYIKVMSTNMTDLELSRRLVEKLIVDLQNEVDVLSFQDYAAIAWNWTNATLDKPVWTQEILNEDGVKEIIAVMTVRKLVFAVLYFVAGLVLARLLARSLARHLLRRFGVHEGAALALQKLAYYGLLLAVIVFTLNAIQFPLTAFAFLGGALAIGVGFGSQNLLNNFISGLLLLMERPIRVGDMITVEGTTGRVISIGARCTQVLTFDNIDLLIPNSKLLENSVINLTLGDQQIRTTVSVGVAYGSNARDVSRLIRKAVDEHGQILNQPEPFVIFEDFGDSSLIFTVYFWVLINDRNSKMVIRSSIRHRIYNLFEEAGIVISFPQRDVHIDSLGPLDVRVLPQEPTTNKDA
- the dnaA gene encoding chromosomal replication initiator protein DnaA; this translates as MVYTPATMFASQDQSLWLRAENALRQHLPEEEYDDWFDEVCLLECNGSNVMLGVPSSYRKEYIEQNYIQLLSSVFCGLLDQNQLNVGVSLIEASGEKATASTPVQSPATSMPKSQADYEPLNEKYTFESFVVGPSNKMAHAAAEAVAQKPAQSYNPLFLYGGVGLGKTHLMQAIGNAVNSNHPNKQVAYLSAEQFVNMFIDAIKRNARLSFQAVFRNVDVLLIDDIQFLAGKESTQEEFFHTFNALHNRRKQIVISSDRPPKDIPTIEDRLRSRFEWGLIVDIGLPDFETRMAILRRKSEQLQMNIPDDVLKYVASKVSSSIREMEGALFKVSAHSRFSGEGLDVETAAELLGEIYDRPVKEISIEKIQRKVADYYSIKPSDIIGKNRSRSIARPRQVAMYLSRKLTRHSYPEIGTFFGNKDHTTVLFACNKIEKELDVDPKLRSIVEQMTESFSKY
- a CDS encoding glycine cleavage T C-terminal barrel domain-containing protein, whose amino-acid sequence is MQASDINQQCQAVKENAGFCLLADWAVISLTGPDRKSFLHGMVSNEVNKLRAGQSNYSLLLTAKGKIVADAWVYMREEDILLIARAPLREIILQTLDKFLIMEEAEIHDLTQQHAVIALQGPNAGNMMEQPDCLVIPAALTGQPGGLLVCPQDAREAVQTALLDAGAHLVSPEVLDILRIEAGVPMVGRELDDHVIPQEAGLHHAISFEKGCYIGQEVVARLHFRGHVNRELTRFVLECKEPPTETALIQHEGKDVGTITSACRSIEREQVIGLGYLRSALRKPGAYYTSLIGDNEITVTVL
- a CDS encoding sensor domain-containing diguanylate cyclase encodes the protein MNIRTKLLTSITLILFVGFSLTNYIHYSTSKDALHTNIVDDSLPIISNNIYSEIQQDLMKPVNVSSLMANDTFVKDWLLDGESDLEPIQKYLYEIKQRYGFVSTFLISTRTLNYYHYEGLHKQISPDDPHDDWYYDFLKRDAQYGLDIDTDEAANDNLTIFINHRLLDYDKNLIGVTGAGLSMSQMGAFLAEYQGKFKRNIFLVDPDGVVQIHSNLDLVQTINVFEQEGIQRFRQSILDEKDDLTFCEFDRDGKHILLLTRYIPEFNWYLFVEQDETLTLADIRQNLVYNLIIGLLITCVVIIINVFTINYFQKRLERLASRDELTGAYNRRTFLEKANVEFVRCRRYSKPLSVLMIDLDHFKAINDAHGHAAGDAVLNSIVSTCKTTLRETDLLGRIGGEEFMVLLVETGQERALTAAQRLLESIRQLVAKEQGRSIQTTASIGACLMTPNDKTFDDLMKRADQAMYQAKENGRNRVEFLA